Proteins encoded together in one Candidatus Paceibacterota bacterium window:
- a CDS encoding lamin tail domain-containing protein, producing the protein MRTLSYRKKYPAKFSDTAAWRLMLFVWLFASIPLGVSAAAAITEIMYDAPGTDSGREWVEVQNTGSESVDLSTWRFVEGGVNHKISVIGESLLPAGGFAVIADNPDKFKIDNPGFSGLLFDSAFSLSNEGETISIDDDTGVSMDSVSYDPMIGAAGDGNTLQKTGTGEWIAAAVSVGSVTIATESAAPPAEEGGSTDDQSGDSMGSDSGSSSSSGDSDTSAHSSQEVANTSYDAPQFEVTAGRPRIGFVGAPLSFEAKVKKSKDVAVGSGLRSVWTMGDGSLLIGQIVSHAYQYPGDYIVITNTDYGGFHAVAKVKVRIIEPSIALSLLPGRMLLSNQGKGEVNIGGFILEDSEKRFAFPQDTIILPLSSIEIPLDMVNIDSPKDFIRIANPSGKVIAQTSVQPYAGDLTLEEVRSRLIRALEK; encoded by the coding sequence ATGCGGACTCTTTCTTATCGTAAAAAATATCCGGCGAAATTTTCCGACACGGCGGCGTGGAGACTCATGCTTTTCGTTTGGCTTTTTGCGTCTATACCTCTAGGTGTTTCAGCGGCCGCGGCGATAACCGAAATCATGTATGACGCGCCGGGAACCGATTCCGGCAGGGAATGGGTCGAAGTACAGAATACCGGATCGGAATCCGTAGACCTTTCAACATGGAGATTCGTCGAGGGCGGCGTAAATCACAAGATTTCCGTGATCGGCGAATCGCTTCTCCCGGCAGGCGGATTCGCAGTCATCGCTGACAATCCTGATAAGTTCAAGATCGATAATCCGGGATTTTCAGGACTTCTTTTCGACAGCGCTTTTTCCTTGAGCAATGAAGGCGAGACGATCAGCATTGATGATGATACGGGCGTATCTATGGATAGCGTCTCTTATGATCCAATGATTGGCGCTGCCGGTGACGGAAATACCTTGCAGAAAACAGGAACAGGAGAGTGGATCGCCGCTGCCGTATCGGTCGGATCGGTGACGATCGCAACGGAATCCGCGGCTCCTCCCGCTGAAGAAGGCGGAAGTACCGATGATCAATCAGGCGATTCCATGGGCTCAGACAGCGGAAGCTCTTCATCGTCTGGTGATTCGGATACCTCGGCTCATAGCAGTCAGGAGGTCGCCAACACTTCCTATGACGCTCCTCAATTCGAAGTGACCGCAGGAAGACCGCGCATAGGCTTCGTCGGCGCGCCGCTCTCCTTTGAAGCAAAGGTAAAGAAGTCGAAAGACGTTGCCGTCGGTTCTGGCCTGCGAAGCGTATGGACGATGGGGGACGGGTCGCTTCTCATCGGACAGATCGTTTCGCATGCATATCAGTATCCTGGCGATTATATCGTGATTACGAATACTGATTATGGAGGATTCCACGCTGTCGCCAAGGTGAAGGTCAGGATAATCGAACCCTCCATAGCGCTATCCCTTTTACCTGGACGGATGCTGCTGTCGAATCAAGGTAAAGGAGAAGTGAATATCGGCGGATTTATCCTTGAAGACTCTGAAAAGAGGTTCGCATTCCCTCAAGACACGATTATTCTCCCGCTTTCATCCATTGAGATCCCTCTCGATATGGTCAATATCGACTCACCCAAGGATTTCATCCGCATAGCAAATCCGTCAGGAAAAGTGATCGCCCAGACGTCGGTTCAACCTTATGCAGGAGATCTCACTCTCGAAGAGGTGAGATCCCGTCTCATAAGAGCGCTCGAGAAATGA